In one window of Frigoriglobus tundricola DNA:
- a CDS encoding ABC transporter permease subunit, with protein sequence MLGPIFTRELVTVPRRSGHYAARAAMIGLLGILGITTWQATVGFSRDATLGETAAFGLLLFQIVAFVQLLLTMFFAALSAAGAVSQEKDRRTFVLLLLTDMRDYEIVLGKLIGALLPILTLQLVSAPVLALLLLLGGIDPEQVWQAVVVLLASAVAAGSLGGLIALWREKTYQALALSVLFLVLYVCLTQGLGTVGPALSPGTDWPTVQAWLDPFLAMQTVLEPPPSGRADLAPAYGFVLVMIVWCGVMNGVGIWKLRKWNPSGEPIIQREVVVADPNAEADEAVAAEKRARAHAAPGQARQVWPNPILWREIRTLAYGRRPLLVKFAFGIVLALILYFAVSELNRPGGRPVFAAAYGLVPVAVLSLLLVAAQAVTSVTSERDGGALDVLLVTDVSPKEFVFGKLLGVLYNCKEYILPPLLLAIFYAVRGALSRTPPDTPAGAVLAANFGPLIAVAGALVVLFGFAVALGLHVSLRISQSRMAIAHTLGTVFFLSIGTLISIYLIVINGGSFGNQWVSFISFLVLGIGGLLYVLSADRPSPALSLASVACPLAMFYCVVNVLIGGRPGTDESADPLIPFMVLGAAFGFTIWAMLLPLVTEFDVALGRTAQPNES encoded by the coding sequence GTGCTCGGCCCGATCTTCACGCGGGAACTGGTGACCGTACCCCGCCGCAGCGGTCACTACGCGGCGCGGGCCGCGATGATCGGCCTGCTCGGCATCCTCGGCATCACCACCTGGCAGGCCACCGTCGGCTTCTCGCGCGACGCCACGCTCGGGGAGACGGCCGCGTTCGGGCTGCTCCTGTTTCAGATCGTCGCCTTCGTCCAGCTCCTCCTGACGATGTTCTTCGCCGCCCTGTCGGCCGCGGGAGCCGTATCGCAGGAGAAGGACCGCCGCACGTTCGTGCTGCTGCTGCTCACCGACATGCGCGACTACGAAATCGTGCTCGGGAAGCTGATCGGGGCGCTGCTCCCGATTCTGACGCTCCAGCTCGTTTCCGCGCCCGTTCTGGCGCTGCTCCTGTTGCTCGGCGGCATCGACCCCGAACAGGTGTGGCAGGCGGTCGTCGTGCTGCTCGCGTCCGCCGTGGCCGCCGGGTCGCTCGGCGGGTTGATCGCGCTGTGGCGCGAGAAGACGTACCAGGCGCTCGCGCTCTCGGTGCTGTTTCTGGTGCTGTACGTCTGCTTGACGCAGGGGCTGGGAACGGTCGGGCCGGCGCTCTCCCCGGGCACCGATTGGCCCACCGTTCAGGCGTGGCTCGATCCGTTCCTCGCGATGCAAACGGTTCTCGAACCGCCGCCCAGTGGCCGGGCGGACCTCGCTCCGGCTTACGGGTTCGTCCTCGTCATGATCGTGTGGTGCGGCGTGATGAACGGCGTCGGCATCTGGAAGCTCCGGAAGTGGAACCCGAGCGGCGAACCGATCATCCAGCGCGAGGTGGTGGTCGCGGACCCCAACGCCGAAGCGGACGAGGCCGTCGCCGCGGAGAAGCGGGCGCGGGCGCACGCCGCACCGGGGCAGGCGCGGCAGGTGTGGCCGAACCCGATCCTGTGGCGCGAGATCCGCACCCTCGCCTACGGGCGCCGGCCCCTGTTAGTGAAGTTCGCGTTCGGGATCGTGCTCGCGCTCATCCTCTACTTCGCGGTGAGCGAGTTGAACCGGCCCGGTGGGCGGCCCGTGTTCGCCGCCGCTTACGGGCTGGTTCCCGTCGCGGTCCTCAGCCTCTTGCTGGTCGCGGCGCAGGCGGTCACCTCGGTCACGTCGGAGCGCGACGGCGGCGCGCTCGACGTGCTGCTCGTGACCGACGTTTCACCGAAAGAGTTCGTGTTCGGTAAGCTGCTCGGCGTGCTGTACAACTGCAAGGAGTACATCCTCCCGCCGCTCCTGCTCGCGATCTTCTACGCGGTCCGCGGGGCGCTCTCGCGGACGCCGCCGGACACGCCCGCGGGCGCGGTCCTGGCCGCGAACTTCGGCCCGCTCATCGCGGTGGCCGGGGCGCTCGTGGTGCTGTTCGGGTTCGCGGTCGCTCTCGGCCTGCACGTGTCGCTCCGCATCAGCCAGAGCCGCATGGCCATCGCGCACACGCTCGGCACGGTCTTCTTCCTGTCGATCGGCACGCTCATCAGCATCTACCTGATCGTCATCAACGGCGGCAGCTTCGGGAACCAGTGGGTCAGCTTCATCTCGTTCCTGGTGCTGGGCATCGGCGGGCTGCTGTACGTGCTGAGCGCGGACCGCCCCTCGCCGGCACTGAGCCTGGCGAGCGTGGCCTGTCCGCTGGCGATGTTCTACTGCGTGGTGAATGTCCTCATCGGCGGCCGACCCGGTACGGACGAATCCGCCGACCCGCTCATCCCGTTCATGGTGCTGGGCGCGGCGTTCGGGTTCACCATCTGGGCCATGTTGCTCCCGCTCGTGACTGAATTCGACGTCGCCCTCGGCCGCACCGCCCAGCCGAACGAGAGCTGA
- a CDS encoding zinc-dependent alcohol dehydrogenase family protein: MKALVIQTAFGLENLAVVDRPDPVPGPGQVLVRVRAASLNYRDLLLAKGQYNPKLQFPRVLGSDAAGEVAAVGAGVTQWKPGDRVAGCFMPHWTDGPITDAAAKVTFGSDRDGVIAEQIVLEERGIVRVPDHLSFEEAATLPCAAVTAWNALTTAGTGPGTTVLLQGTGGVSIFALQFAKALGARALITSSSDDKLARARALGADAGTNYKSYPDWDKWARQEAAGGVDVVVEVGGAGTLDRSLKAVRTGGHVALIGVLAGGSAFNPLPVLMKAVRVQGVFVGSRAMFEAMNQVIVAKQIRPVIDRVFALPDAPAAVHYLETGSHFGKVVIAV, encoded by the coding sequence GTGAAAGCACTCGTGATCCAAACCGCGTTCGGGCTGGAGAACCTCGCCGTCGTGGACCGCCCCGATCCCGTACCGGGTCCGGGGCAGGTGCTGGTCCGCGTGCGGGCGGCGTCGCTCAACTATCGCGACTTGCTCCTCGCAAAGGGGCAGTACAACCCGAAACTCCAGTTCCCGCGGGTTCTGGGATCGGACGCCGCGGGAGAGGTCGCGGCGGTCGGCGCGGGCGTGACGCAGTGGAAACCGGGCGACCGCGTGGCCGGCTGCTTCATGCCGCACTGGACCGACGGGCCGATCACCGACGCGGCGGCGAAGGTCACGTTCGGGAGCGACCGCGACGGGGTCATCGCCGAGCAGATCGTTCTCGAAGAGCGCGGAATTGTGCGGGTGCCCGATCACCTGTCGTTCGAGGAGGCGGCGACGCTCCCCTGTGCCGCGGTCACGGCGTGGAACGCGCTCACCACCGCCGGCACCGGCCCCGGCACTACGGTGCTGTTACAAGGCACCGGCGGGGTATCGATCTTCGCCCTCCAGTTCGCGAAAGCGCTCGGGGCGCGCGCGCTGATCACATCGAGCAGCGATGACAAGCTCGCCCGCGCTCGCGCGCTCGGCGCGGACGCCGGAACGAACTACAAGTCGTATCCGGACTGGGACAAATGGGCGCGCCAGGAGGCCGCGGGCGGCGTCGATGTCGTGGTCGAGGTGGGCGGCGCGGGGACGCTCGATCGCTCGCTGAAGGCCGTGAGAACCGGCGGACACGTCGCACTCATCGGCGTTCTGGCCGGGGGTAGCGCCTTCAATCCGCTGCCCGTGCTGATGAAGGCAGTGCGGGTGCAGGGCGTGTTCGTCGGCTCGCGGGCGATGTTCGAGGCGATGAACCAGGTCATCGTGGCAAAGCAGATCCGCCCGGTCATCGATCGCGTGTTCGCGCTGCCGGACGCACCGGCGGCGGTCCACTATCTCGAAACCGGCTCGCACTTCGGCAAAGTGGTGATCGCGGTGTAG
- a CDS encoding C45 family autoproteolytic acyltransferase/hydolase produces the protein MKRFVCGLALVLLAQGTRADEPKAFPAAKHAGGELKYIEKVPVLIVRGKPAEMGEQFGKLAVANAPNLDGLHKQFLKDAGQDKRYPLLAVMSGALKPSFPKHHADEIVAAAKASDRELSLLLFANTVADLTSGMGCSTIIVEKERSKTGGPLFARNFDWMPTKGMTEHTLVVVYKGEGKRAFAAVTITPIEGVISGMNDAGLCVTINEISIKKSADKAEFNWKGTPLLLTFRRVLEECATVAEAETFLRALPRTSTCCMTICDKAGGAVFELTPKSLEVRTHQNGVCCCTNHFRSEKLCVDNKCERYEKLSPLQAKDGPKLGVSDAFAELDKVNQGKHTLQSMVFEPGDRVLHLAYGTGPATKLKPTKLELGKLFDEK, from the coding sequence ATGAAGCGATTCGTCTGCGGTCTCGCCCTCGTGTTGTTGGCACAGGGCACGCGGGCCGACGAGCCGAAGGCGTTCCCGGCGGCCAAGCACGCGGGCGGCGAGTTGAAGTACATCGAGAAGGTGCCGGTGCTGATCGTCCGGGGCAAGCCGGCCGAGATGGGCGAGCAGTTCGGTAAGCTCGCGGTCGCGAACGCCCCGAACCTCGACGGGCTGCACAAACAGTTCCTCAAGGACGCCGGCCAGGACAAGCGCTACCCGCTGCTGGCGGTCATGTCCGGCGCGCTGAAGCCCAGCTTCCCCAAGCACCACGCGGACGAGATCGTGGCCGCCGCAAAGGCGTCCGACCGCGAGCTGTCCCTTTTGCTGTTCGCCAACACGGTCGCCGACCTCACGAGCGGAATGGGCTGCTCGACGATCATCGTCGAGAAGGAGCGGAGCAAGACCGGCGGGCCACTGTTCGCCCGCAACTTCGACTGGATGCCGACCAAGGGCATGACCGAACACACGCTGGTCGTGGTTTACAAGGGCGAGGGCAAGCGGGCGTTTGCGGCGGTCACGATCACCCCGATCGAGGGCGTCATTAGCGGGATGAACGACGCCGGGCTGTGCGTCACGATCAACGAGATCAGCATCAAAAAGTCCGCGGACAAGGCGGAATTCAACTGGAAGGGCACGCCGCTCTTGCTCACGTTCCGCCGCGTGCTCGAAGAGTGCGCCACGGTCGCGGAGGCCGAGACGTTCCTGCGCGCGTTGCCCCGCACCTCGACCTGCTGCATGACGATCTGCGACAAGGCCGGCGGCGCGGTGTTCGAACTGACGCCGAAGAGCCTCGAAGTGCGGACGCACCAGAACGGCGTGTGCTGCTGCACGAACCACTTCCGCAGTGAAAAGCTCTGCGTGGACAACAAGTGCGAGCGATACGAGAAACTGTCGCCCCTCCAGGCGAAGGACGGTCCGAAGCTCGGGGTGAGCGACGCGTTCGCGGAACTCGACAAGGTCAACCAGGGGAAGCACACGCTACAGAGCATGGTGTTCGAGCCCGGCGACAGGGTGCTACACCTCGCTTATGGCACCGGCCCGGCGACCAAGCTCAAGCCGACGAAGCTGGAGCTGGGGAAACTGTTCGACGAGAAGTGA
- a CDS encoding TIGR02996 domain-containing protein, which produces MNPDDDTPRLVFADWLQEHGEEDRAEFIRVQIELVRKAENPSLKERQGALLGAHRAEWESPFRQFEVANSFRQFVFGVHFRRGFAWAISVNDEEQRFVDNAAALFQHAPIERVNLFHKSQHADLIRCPEPLQLNELLIDRQGFETKELAALLRSKYLTNIKHLDLIADDDNGHLDCAGLELLGRAKTLPALRHLDLSYNYCGWMFSEERQNWIKRLTKGPLIGQLETLKLRSTDVTDECAQILARCKRARSLRQIDLSGNSIGEDGLRAIATSRALSALATLDLRENDYDAEGGGQVKDCPPETRHLLETRFGSGVLLDGKAAPHPIDELFKQFA; this is translated from the coding sequence GTGAACCCCGACGACGATACGCCGCGTCTCGTCTTCGCCGACTGGCTTCAGGAACACGGTGAGGAAGACCGCGCCGAGTTCATCCGCGTGCAGATCGAGTTGGTTCGCAAAGCTGAGAACCCGTCTCTGAAGGAACGCCAGGGGGCTCTGCTCGGGGCCCACCGAGCAGAGTGGGAATCCCCCTTCCGACAGTTCGAGGTAGCAAATTCGTTTCGGCAATTTGTCTTCGGTGTTCATTTTCGTCGTGGTTTCGCTTGGGCAATCAGCGTCAACGACGAAGAGCAACGCTTCGTCGATAACGCCGCAGCCTTGTTTCAACATGCCCCAATTGAACGGGTTAACCTCTTCCACAAATCACAACATGCGGATCTCATCCGGTGTCCCGAACCGCTACAGTTGAACGAACTATTAATTGATCGACAAGGCTTCGAAACCAAAGAGCTTGCAGCATTGCTTCGCTCGAAATACCTGACCAACATTAAACATCTTGACTTAATTGCTGATGACGACAACGGCCATCTGGATTGCGCAGGGCTGGAACTTTTGGGACGAGCCAAAACGCTACCCGCGTTGCGACATCTGGACCTGTCGTATAACTATTGCGGCTGGATGTTCTCGGAGGAACGGCAGAACTGGATCAAGCGACTGACAAAGGGACCCCTGATCGGGCAACTCGAGACCCTCAAGCTCCGAAGCACCGACGTGACCGACGAGTGCGCACAGATACTCGCTCGATGCAAACGTGCCCGTTCGCTCCGGCAGATCGATCTGTCAGGGAACTCGATAGGCGAGGACGGACTACGGGCGATCGCAACATCGCGAGCACTGTCAGCACTCGCTACGCTCGATCTTCGTGAGAACGATTACGACGCCGAGGGAGGAGGTCAGGTAAAAGACTGCCCTCCGGAAACGAGACATCTCCTCGAAACCCGATTCGGTTCCGGGGTTCTGCTGGACGGCAAAGCGGCTCCGCACCCTATTGATGAACTGTTCAAGCAGTTCGCATGA
- a CDS encoding sulfatase-like hydrolase/transferase: MKVIVFALHGCPAGWLGAYGNDWVGTPHLDRLAAEAVTFDRHISDCPEPTAARRAWLGRPTPPAPLPEGRGESESTSPLGRGVGEGASPSFPLPEGRGGGLFSILVRANHPDTDGPDWFYAGWGEVFDARPRPDDASPLDELLRTFPELLDRLADVPDFLLWIETDRLIPPWDVQQDVFEAYVKDASDEEDDPSQASEAPDEDETEDEGAEDEEAEDEEADERVEWVEEPGADSETADDDTPPAPETVPPFADPPTGLFDRSDLDAWDWLHHTFAAVITKFDAELGGLFEELRARGLDRSAAWVLTSDFGLPLGEHGQIGTHRPWLHEELVHLPLFLRLPGAEQGGRRVPGFTQPPDVYPTLLALLGAPAPADAAGHNLLPLARGEVRSPREFAATALELGAAAEIALRTDDHALLVPTRVPEGDSPREPLLYAKPDDRWEVNDLRPRSIERADELEAKLRENIQKIGLAAETPETTQGDMSE, translated from the coding sequence ATGAAAGTCATCGTCTTCGCGCTACACGGGTGCCCCGCCGGTTGGCTCGGCGCCTACGGTAACGACTGGGTCGGAACCCCGCACCTCGACCGCCTCGCGGCCGAGGCGGTCACGTTCGACCGCCACATCAGCGATTGCCCGGAGCCGACCGCCGCCCGCCGCGCGTGGCTGGGAAGACCTACCCCCCCGGCCCCTCTCCCTGAAGGGAGGGGAGAGTCGGAGAGCACCTCTCCCCTTGGGAGAGGGGTTGGGGAGGGGGCTTCGCCTTCCTTCCCCCTCCCTGAAGGGAGGGGGGGAGGTCTCTTCTCCATCCTCGTGCGCGCGAACCACCCCGACACCGACGGTCCTGACTGGTTCTACGCCGGCTGGGGAGAAGTGTTCGACGCCCGGCCGCGACCCGACGATGCCTCCCCCCTCGACGAACTCCTGCGCACATTCCCCGAACTCCTCGACCGCCTTGCGGACGTGCCCGATTTTCTGCTCTGGATCGAAACGGACCGACTCATTCCGCCGTGGGACGTGCAACAGGACGTCTTTGAGGCTTATGTGAAGGACGCCTCCGACGAGGAGGACGATCCCTCTCAGGCGAGTGAAGCCCCGGACGAAGACGAGACCGAGGACGAAGGGGCCGAGGACGAGGAGGCTGAGGACGAAGAGGCCGACGAGCGTGTTGAGTGGGTCGAAGAACCCGGAGCTGACAGCGAAACCGCAGACGACGACACTCCACCCGCTCCCGAGACGGTGCCGCCGTTCGCGGACCCGCCGACCGGTCTGTTCGACCGCTCTGACCTCGATGCGTGGGACTGGCTGCACCATACGTTCGCGGCCGTGATCACCAAGTTTGACGCCGAACTCGGTGGCCTGTTCGAGGAACTCCGCGCCCGCGGGTTGGACCGATCGGCCGCCTGGGTGCTGACGTCCGACTTCGGCCTCCCGCTCGGTGAACACGGCCAGATCGGCACCCACCGGCCCTGGCTGCACGAGGAACTTGTTCACCTTCCGTTATTCTTGCGGCTCCCGGGTGCGGAGCAGGGCGGGCGCCGCGTCCCGGGTTTCACACAACCGCCGGACGTGTACCCGACGCTGCTCGCTCTCCTCGGCGCGCCCGCACCGGCCGATGCGGCGGGCCACAACCTCTTGCCCCTCGCCCGAGGAGAAGTGCGTTCCCCTCGCGAGTTCGCGGCGACCGCACTCGAACTCGGCGCAGCGGCGGAAATCGCCCTCCGGACCGACGACCACGCGCTCCTCGTACCGACACGCGTGCCCGAGGGCGATTCCCCGCGCGAACCGCTCCTGTACGCGAAACCGGACGACCGCTGGGAGGTGAACGACCTCCGCCCGCGGAGCATCGAACGCGCCGACGAACTGGAGGCGAAACTCCGAGAGAACATTCAAAAGATCGGGCTCGCTGCGGAGACCCCGGAGACCACACAGGGAGATATGAGCGAGTAA
- the pruA gene encoding L-glutamate gamma-semialdehyde dehydrogenase translates to MTSDLDTRTKEFGREIFARLDRQGPVLFTRAWLEDKLMGLGMHDPALKVQLFRFVDTLPYLKRPEEVSRHLREYLNEARDEVPWWVRWGTKVIPNGGVLGQVLAFASQRGAEQMARKFIAGSNVAEAVAAVRAMRDRRLGFTIDLLGEATITEPEADHVQKQYLDLLHGLTRDVNALPEAPLIDRDDRGPIPRVNVSVKLSALYSQFDPIDPTGTSRAVRKRLRPILALAKQTGAFVNFDMEQHSFKDVTLQIFREILTEPEFRDWPHVGIAIQAYLKDTEADLHALLDWAKTVRKTPVWIRLVKGAYWDYETVIAAQNHWPVPVFTKKWQSDANFEKLTEFLLANVEWLVPAFGSHNIRSISHALAVAEKLKVPPRRFEFQMLYGMADAIKESIQSLGHRVRIYTPYGQLLPGMAYLVRRLLENSSNDSFLRQGFAEGLSEELLLRDPRDSGGTANTDGASRNVEQDTGTGVLAMGHAAPHSNGSTLAIHRPPAFVNDPLTDFSVEANRAAMKAALDRVRTEFGRTYPIVIDNKPLPVTKTLDRENPSRKTELVGKVAMATVEQANAAVKSSLAAFDGWRDTPVEERAALLHRVAEQFRTRRFELSAWIVFETGKPWRESDADVAEAIDFCEYYAAEMLKLGTPQHRDVPGEDNRYFYEPRGVAVIIAPWNFPLAILTGMATAALVAGNTIILKPAEQSSIVGAKLMECLQAAGVPPGVANFLPGDGEEIGPTLVRHPDVALIAFTGSLKVALIINEEASKTPGGQNFVKKVIAEMGGKNAVIVDADADLDEAVKGVVDSAFGYGGQKCSAGSRAIVLDGIYDQFLARLVEATKSLTVKAADDPGSSLGPVIDAEARTRILKFIEAGKKEAKLAHQTDLGALAEQGYFVPPTIFSDVPENASVAQDEIFGPVLSVLRAKDLDDALRIANGTKYALTGGCYSRSPSHLEKVKRRFRVGNLYINRKCTGALVDRQPFGGFKLSGIGSKAGGPDYLLQFVLPRTITENQMRRGFAPEAGVGE, encoded by the coding sequence ATGACTTCAGACCTCGATACCCGCACGAAAGAATTCGGCCGCGAGATCTTCGCGCGGCTCGACCGCCAGGGGCCGGTGCTCTTCACCCGCGCGTGGCTCGAAGACAAGCTGATGGGCCTGGGGATGCACGACCCGGCCCTGAAGGTGCAACTATTCCGCTTCGTGGACACGCTCCCGTACCTGAAGCGGCCCGAAGAAGTCTCACGGCACCTGCGCGAGTACCTGAACGAAGCCCGGGACGAGGTGCCGTGGTGGGTGCGGTGGGGCACGAAGGTGATCCCCAACGGCGGCGTGCTGGGTCAGGTGCTGGCGTTCGCGTCGCAGCGCGGCGCGGAACAGATGGCGCGGAAGTTCATCGCCGGGTCGAACGTCGCCGAGGCGGTCGCGGCGGTCCGCGCGATGCGGGACCGCCGGCTCGGCTTCACCATCGACCTGCTCGGCGAAGCGACCATCACCGAACCCGAAGCGGACCATGTCCAGAAGCAGTACCTGGACCTTCTGCACGGCCTGACGCGTGACGTGAACGCGCTCCCGGAGGCACCGCTGATCGACCGCGACGACCGCGGGCCGATCCCGCGCGTCAACGTGTCGGTCAAGCTCTCCGCGCTGTACAGTCAGTTCGACCCGATCGATCCCACGGGCACGTCCCGGGCGGTCCGTAAACGCCTGCGGCCGATCCTCGCGCTGGCGAAACAGACGGGCGCGTTCGTCAACTTCGACATGGAGCAGCACAGCTTCAAGGACGTGACGCTCCAGATCTTCCGCGAGATCCTCACCGAGCCCGAGTTCCGCGACTGGCCGCACGTCGGCATCGCGATCCAGGCGTACCTTAAGGACACGGAGGCGGACCTCCACGCGCTGCTCGACTGGGCGAAGACCGTCCGCAAGACGCCCGTGTGGATCCGCCTCGTGAAAGGCGCGTACTGGGACTACGAGACCGTGATCGCGGCGCAGAACCACTGGCCGGTGCCCGTGTTCACGAAGAAGTGGCAGAGCGACGCGAACTTCGAGAAGCTGACCGAGTTCCTGCTCGCGAACGTGGAGTGGCTCGTCCCGGCGTTCGGTTCGCACAACATCCGCAGCATCTCGCACGCGCTGGCAGTGGCCGAAAAACTGAAGGTGCCGCCACGCCGCTTCGAGTTCCAGATGCTCTACGGCATGGCCGACGCGATCAAGGAATCGATCCAGTCGCTCGGCCACCGCGTCCGCATCTACACGCCCTACGGCCAGCTCCTGCCCGGCATGGCGTACCTCGTCCGCCGGCTGCTGGAGAACTCGTCGAACGATTCGTTCCTGCGCCAGGGCTTCGCCGAGGGGCTCTCGGAGGAACTGCTCCTCCGGGACCCGCGCGACTCGGGCGGAACGGCAAACACGGACGGCGCGAGTCGGAACGTGGAACAGGACACCGGTACTGGAGTTCTTGCGATGGGGCACGCGGCACCGCACTCGAATGGTTCGACACTCGCCATCCACCGCCCGCCCGCCTTCGTCAACGACCCGCTCACCGACTTCTCGGTAGAGGCGAACCGCGCCGCCATGAAGGCCGCGCTGGACCGGGTGCGCACGGAGTTCGGCCGCACGTACCCCATCGTGATCGACAACAAGCCGCTCCCGGTGACGAAGACCCTTGACCGCGAGAACCCGTCCCGCAAGACGGAACTCGTCGGGAAGGTCGCGATGGCGACGGTTGAGCAGGCGAACGCGGCCGTGAAGTCGAGCCTCGCGGCGTTCGACGGCTGGCGCGACACGCCGGTAGAGGAGCGGGCCGCACTGCTGCACCGGGTGGCGGAGCAGTTCCGGACACGCCGGTTCGAGCTGTCCGCGTGGATCGTGTTCGAGACCGGCAAACCGTGGCGCGAGTCCGACGCCGACGTGGCCGAGGCGATCGACTTCTGCGAGTACTACGCGGCCGAAATGCTCAAGCTCGGCACGCCGCAGCACCGCGACGTGCCGGGCGAAGACAACCGCTACTTCTATGAGCCGCGCGGCGTCGCCGTGATCATCGCGCCGTGGAACTTCCCGCTCGCGATCCTCACCGGCATGGCGACCGCGGCCCTCGTCGCGGGCAACACGATCATCCTGAAGCCGGCGGAACAGTCGAGCATCGTCGGCGCGAAGTTAATGGAGTGCTTGCAGGCCGCGGGCGTGCCGCCGGGTGTGGCGAACTTCCTGCCGGGCGACGGCGAAGAAATCGGCCCGACCCTGGTCCGGCACCCGGACGTGGCGCTGATCGCCTTCACCGGCTCGCTGAAGGTGGCGCTCATCATCAACGAAGAGGCGTCGAAAACGCCCGGCGGACAGAACTTCGTGAAGAAGGTGATCGCCGAGATGGGCGGCAAGAACGCCGTCATCGTGGACGCCGACGCCGACCTCGACGAGGCGGTGAAGGGCGTGGTCGATTCGGCGTTCGGGTACGGCGGGCAGAAGTGCTCGGCCGGCTCTCGAGCGATCGTCCTCGACGGGATCTACGACCAGTTCCTCGCGCGACTCGTGGAGGCGACCAAGAGCCTGACGGTGAAGGCCGCGGACGATCCCGGTTCGTCGCTCGGCCCGGTCATCGACGCGGAGGCCCGCACCCGCATCCTGAAGTTCATCGAGGCCGGGAAGAAAGAGGCGAAGCTCGCGCACCAGACGGACCTCGGCGCGCTCGCGGAGCAGGGCTACTTCGTCCCGCCGACGATCTTCTCGGACGTGCCCGAGAACGCCTCGGTCGCTCAGGACGAGATCTTCGGCCCGGTGCTGTCGGTGCTGCGTGCGAAGGACCTGGACGACGCGCTGCGGATCGCGAACGGCACGAAGTACGCACTGACCGGTGGGTGCTACAGCCGCAGCCCGAGCCACCTGGAAAAGGTGAAGCGCCGGTTCCGCGTGGGCAACCTGTACATCAACCGCAAGTGTACCGGCGCGCTGGTCGATCGCCAGCCGTTCGGCGGGTTCAAGTTGAGCGGCATCGGCTCGAAGGCCGGCGGCCCGGACTACCTGTTGCAGTTCGTGCTGCCGCGGACGATCACCGAGAACCAGATGCGCCGCGGCTTCGCACCGGAGGCGGGCGTGGGGGAGTGA